The following are encoded together in the Kribbella sp. CA-293567 genome:
- a CDS encoding winged helix-turn-helix domain-containing protein yields the protein MRVLVVEDDEDLRIGVSASLRTAALAVDSVGDIASADEALWVNSYDCVVFDRTLPDGDSILYVHRRRQEGWAVPVLFLTARDSLADRVDGFEHGGDDYLVKPFAVAELTARVLSLCRRAATGRPSVLRYADVEMDTGRREVRRSGVLLTLTAKEFSVLEFLMVRPEQAVSRTTLIEHCWDAAADPVSNIVDVTIRRLRNKLRQPELIQAVRGQGYRLTTAAGDAG from the coding sequence GTGCGCGTACTGGTGGTAGAGGACGACGAGGACCTGCGGATCGGGGTCTCGGCGAGTTTGCGGACGGCCGCGCTCGCGGTGGACAGCGTGGGCGACATCGCCTCGGCGGACGAAGCTCTGTGGGTGAACTCCTACGACTGCGTGGTGTTCGACCGGACCTTGCCCGACGGTGACTCGATCCTCTACGTTCATCGTCGACGGCAGGAGGGCTGGGCGGTGCCGGTGCTCTTCCTGACCGCCCGGGACAGCCTGGCCGACCGGGTCGACGGGTTCGAGCACGGCGGCGACGACTACCTGGTCAAACCCTTCGCGGTGGCGGAGCTGACCGCCCGGGTGCTGAGTCTGTGCCGGCGCGCCGCGACCGGCCGCCCGTCCGTTCTGCGGTACGCGGATGTCGAGATGGACACCGGTCGCCGCGAGGTCCGCCGGTCCGGCGTACTGCTGACCCTGACTGCGAAGGAGTTCTCCGTGCTGGAGTTCCTGATGGTCCGGCCCGAACAAGCCGTTTCCCGCACCACCCTGATCGAACACTGCTGGGACGCGGCGGCCGACCCGGTGTCGAACATCGTCGACGTCACCATCCGGCGCCTGCGCAACAAGCTCCGCCAGCCCGAACTCATCCAGGCCGTTCGCGGTCAGGGCTACCGGCTGACCACCGCGGCCGGTGACGCCGGATGA
- a CDS encoding sensor histidine kinase produces the protein MRGPSVERLRRLRWRLTAIFTVMNTIGLIVLAPLVIIIDGNRRTDAADNELRVVTAPVLRLLTDTGAINSDRVNNDTLANECPEFAVLPGGATPFAAIMSRKKCTPMADSELAAIATDAVSSGQRRVVDSVAINGDPVRVLAEPFLAAGGNKYAGAVLAWTDLKQQNDDHNRLVLAVLASCAVLLGAAALIGYWLSGRAIRPALAALEQQEVLLAETAHDLRTPVAALRALAETAAQDPTQRAELLPRTVRLAGRMGDIIDGLLVRARLAAGVEQLTMQPVWLDQLVAGVVEDTPAGAARISVVTAPTKVRADPVLLQRAIGNLLDNAMRHGRAPGAAQAIVTVTVADGRVTVADQGPGVDPAIGEDVFERFSSGGGSSGLGLSIVRWVALSHGGDLKVHNADEGGAIFEFRIPVAADG, from the coding sequence ATGAGAGGCCCGTCCGTCGAGCGGCTGCGGCGGCTCCGCTGGCGGCTGACCGCGATCTTCACGGTGATGAACACGATCGGGCTGATCGTGCTGGCCCCGTTGGTGATCATCATCGACGGCAACCGGCGTACCGACGCCGCCGACAACGAGCTCCGGGTTGTCACCGCGCCGGTACTGCGGTTGCTCACCGACACCGGCGCGATCAACTCCGACCGGGTCAACAACGACACCCTGGCCAACGAGTGTCCGGAGTTCGCCGTCCTGCCGGGCGGAGCGACCCCGTTCGCCGCGATCATGAGCCGCAAGAAGTGCACGCCGATGGCCGACTCCGAGCTGGCGGCGATCGCCACCGACGCGGTGTCGAGCGGGCAGCGCAGGGTGGTCGACAGCGTCGCGATCAACGGCGACCCGGTCCGGGTGCTCGCCGAGCCGTTCCTCGCGGCGGGCGGTAACAAGTACGCGGGCGCAGTACTGGCCTGGACCGATCTCAAGCAGCAGAACGACGATCACAACCGTCTGGTACTGGCGGTCCTGGCCAGCTGCGCCGTACTGCTCGGAGCTGCCGCTCTGATCGGCTACTGGCTTTCGGGTCGAGCGATCCGCCCTGCGCTGGCTGCTCTCGAGCAGCAGGAGGTTCTGCTCGCCGAAACCGCCCACGACCTCCGTACGCCGGTCGCGGCGCTGCGAGCGCTCGCGGAGACGGCAGCCCAGGACCCGACCCAGCGAGCCGAGCTGCTGCCACGAACCGTGCGCCTGGCAGGCCGGATGGGCGACATCATCGACGGGCTGCTCGTACGGGCCCGGCTGGCGGCAGGCGTCGAGCAGTTGACCATGCAGCCGGTCTGGCTGGATCAGCTGGTGGCAGGCGTGGTGGAGGACACCCCGGCCGGCGCGGCGCGGATCTCGGTGGTCACGGCACCCACGAAGGTCCGGGCGGACCCGGTCCTGCTGCAGCGGGCCATCGGAAACCTGCTGGACAACGCGATGCGGCACGGCCGGGCACCCGGCGCGGCGCAGGCGATCGTCACGGTCACCGTCGCCGACGGCCGGGTGACGGTCGCCGACCAGGGCCCCGGCGTGGACCCGGCGATCGGCGAGGACGTCTTCGAGCGGTTCAGCAGCGGTGGGGGATCGTCCGGTCTCGGCTTGTCGATCGTCCGCTGGGTCGCGCTGTCCCACGGAGGCGATCTGAAGGTCCACAACGCCGACGAGGGCGGTGCCATCTTCGAGTTCCGGATCCCGGTCGCCGCCGACGGGTGA
- a CDS encoding fibronectin type III domain-containing protein has product MKPLTAPSRRFTLRGPGRVPGGQRGRSEGWRPRAALAAVVAVCMVVTGLAVAGAGNASPGLSFAQQGQWIYNSTLGTIFHVNGSTKNVDNQVPLPGAGPGTQIVESDKSGFALAQGRIHEFGKSDLRVLDPRPAPAGEQAVGLSAGAAVFAVYRQAGSIVRLGDRPAVANPGVPLGPPVVTSTGTLWVHRPDSGQLCQLPIDAERLSCPARAPLGHAGALTVIGDDQVVFVDTTGRVMSTVGDDGLGRQVDLPVRQLPTTAVIAQNDVGGRVAIVDPQRSVLHLVDTAQLTGGKSDAAPIETTLSKGRYERIASSGNSLGLIDDSTDTLVTVDRDGREKTKRQIPAPSKKATVGKSDRSGLYRGGDTRLYVASRSGEQVMVVDETGQVTSVDTGTPLPEKPKKPESKPTGKPTQRPSQPPQQPQPRQRPTQQPSQEPTQPLPQQPTEQQTKPPEPRKPQNPRTTRPTSKPDRPTARPTEKQTSERPSTRPPRTTEPPVPPAPPKANPRPPVQASRPGAPRSVSGKAGVGSAVINWDAATPNGAAVTGYQISWTGGRRDVGATVRTINITGLANGTAYTFTVRAVNRVGAGPGSSTGRLVPNGGAPDAPGNFTVRAGTGRVTMTWARPDLKGGTLRGYDVAANVTGGSGTSKAGTATATSWTFTGLTNGATYRVTVRAVVTDAQGRLVLGRTASRTIQVGGGGGGSDATLTASRGADTTHGSGERSCDPPGCAFIRIVGRGLKPNTTYHFEPFTTRWQPSNGGADLTTDSAGNIEIDDRFATDAPGQEVWVVATADGEPTVTSNKFTWRSS; this is encoded by the coding sequence GTGAAGCCGCTCACCGCACCGAGCCGGCGCTTCACGTTGCGTGGTCCGGGACGCGTTCCGGGCGGGCAGCGTGGGCGGTCCGAAGGCTGGCGTCCCCGGGCCGCCCTGGCTGCCGTGGTGGCCGTCTGCATGGTGGTCACCGGTCTGGCGGTCGCGGGCGCGGGGAACGCCTCGCCGGGGCTGTCGTTCGCCCAGCAGGGCCAGTGGATCTACAACAGCACCCTCGGCACGATCTTCCACGTCAACGGTTCGACCAAGAACGTCGACAACCAGGTCCCGTTGCCGGGCGCCGGCCCGGGCACGCAGATCGTCGAGTCCGACAAGAGCGGATTCGCGCTGGCCCAGGGCCGGATCCACGAGTTCGGCAAGTCGGATCTGCGGGTGCTCGATCCGCGACCGGCGCCGGCCGGCGAGCAGGCTGTCGGGTTGTCGGCCGGAGCCGCCGTCTTCGCGGTCTACCGGCAGGCCGGCAGTATCGTCCGGCTGGGCGACCGGCCGGCCGTCGCGAATCCCGGCGTACCGCTCGGTCCGCCGGTCGTGACCTCCACCGGGACGCTGTGGGTGCACCGGCCCGACAGCGGCCAGCTGTGTCAGTTGCCGATCGACGCCGAGCGGCTCTCCTGCCCTGCGCGGGCTCCGCTCGGGCACGCGGGCGCGCTGACTGTGATCGGTGACGACCAGGTCGTCTTCGTCGACACCACCGGCCGGGTGATGTCCACCGTCGGCGACGACGGACTCGGACGCCAGGTCGACCTGCCGGTCCGGCAGCTTCCCACGACAGCCGTGATCGCCCAGAACGACGTGGGTGGCCGGGTCGCGATCGTCGATCCCCAGCGCAGCGTGCTGCACCTGGTCGACACCGCGCAGCTGACCGGCGGCAAGTCGGACGCGGCGCCGATCGAGACCACTCTGAGCAAGGGCCGGTACGAGCGCATCGCCTCGTCCGGCAACAGTCTCGGGTTGATCGACGACAGCACCGACACCCTGGTCACGGTGGACCGCGACGGCCGGGAGAAGACCAAGCGCCAGATCCCCGCCCCGTCCAAGAAGGCGACGGTCGGCAAGAGCGATCGCTCCGGCCTGTACCGCGGCGGCGACACGCGTCTCTATGTCGCGAGCCGGTCGGGCGAGCAGGTGATGGTCGTCGACGAGACCGGCCAGGTGACGTCGGTCGACACCGGTACGCCGCTGCCCGAGAAGCCGAAGAAGCCGGAGTCGAAGCCGACCGGCAAGCCGACGCAGCGCCCATCCCAGCCACCGCAGCAGCCGCAGCCGCGCCAGCGTCCCACTCAGCAGCCGAGCCAAGAGCCGACTCAGCCTCTGCCGCAGCAGCCGACCGAGCAGCAGACGAAGCCGCCCGAGCCGCGGAAGCCGCAGAACCCCCGGACGACCAGACCGACCAGCAAGCCGGACCGGCCGACGGCAAGACCGACCGAGAAGCAGACCAGCGAAAGACCCAGTACCCGCCCGCCCCGGACGACGGAGCCGCCCGTACCGCCCGCACCGCCCAAGGCGAATCCCAGACCGCCGGTTCAGGCGAGCCGTCCGGGCGCGCCGCGAAGCGTCTCCGGAAAGGCCGGAGTCGGCTCGGCGGTGATCAACTGGGACGCTGCCACGCCCAACGGCGCAGCCGTCACGGGGTACCAGATCAGCTGGACCGGCGGCCGGCGAGACGTCGGTGCGACCGTGCGAACCATCAACATCACCGGTCTGGCCAACGGCACCGCGTACACGTTCACCGTCCGAGCGGTCAACCGGGTCGGTGCGGGACCAGGCAGCAGCACGGGCCGGCTGGTGCCCAACGGTGGCGCTCCTGACGCGCCGGGGAACTTCACTGTGCGAGCCGGCACCGGCAGGGTGACGATGACCTGGGCGCGGCCTGACCTGAAGGGCGGAACGCTGCGCGGTTACGACGTGGCCGCCAACGTGACGGGCGGCAGCGGCACCAGCAAGGCCGGCACGGCGACGGCGACGTCCTGGACCTTCACCGGGCTGACCAACGGAGCGACGTACCGGGTGACGGTCCGCGCTGTCGTCACCGATGCTCAGGGCCGGCTGGTGCTCGGGAGGACCGCGAGCAGGACCATCCAGGTCGGAGGCGGTGGCGGTGGCTCGGACGCCACGTTGACGGCTTCCCGCGGAGCGGACACCACTCACGGCAGTGGCGAACGCAGTTGCGATCCGCCGGGGTGCGCGTTCATCAGGATCGTCGGCCGCGGCCTGAAACCGAACACCACGTACCACTTCGAACCGTTCACGACCAGATGGCAACCGTCCAACGGCGGAGCGGACCTCACCACCGACTCCGCCGGCAACATCGAGATCGACGACCGGTTCGCGACCGACGCGCCGGGGCAAGAGGTGTGGGTGGTCGCCACCGCCGACGGCGAGCCGACGGTCACGTCCAACAAGTTCACCTGGAGAAGCTCATGA